The window AACACGCAGGAATAATTGCACTTACAACATACATATATTGAACATGGTGTAAATATCTCTCTCTATGCTTCACCCATATAATATATGGATGTGGTTTGTATTGACAGTGATTCTTGCTGATGTCGACCACTTACTTAATGCCTGGGTGCGGGCGTTTTGTTCGTCGGAAAACTTTCCCACTCCCACTGCATTCAAGGCCGCCAAACGCACTGTGTACAACGTGTACGGCTTCAGGGAGGTGATGGCTAGAGGATCTACAGAAGAAAGACAACACATCAGCTAACTTGCATGATCAAATGTGGGTTGATTTAATTATAAGTCAAAAGAATAAATTATAGACTGATACTATAAACTTAACGTTAAGTTTTACCTGAAGCTGGCACTGTGATCTCCTTCCACTGCTCTGTGGCACTTTGCCTCCACTGCAGGACAAAGCTTGTGATTGGTGTTCCTCCACTGATGGGTGGCTTTTTGAgggagaagaagatggaggatgGGCCAGGAGACACTGACAGGTATTCTGGTGAACCAGGCTGGGCTGTGTATCAGGAGGCCGGATGgtgaaaaatagaaatgtgtaAGATTTCATGGTTTAGTAATAATCAAAATGGACTTTTCCTCCACTTTTCCTTCAAGACAAAGCCAGACATAAACGCTCACTGTGTATTGCAACGTCTCTTGATGCATTTCCAGAGGCGCTGACAGCCATGCAGGAATACATTCCACCATCAGAGGGCACTACCTCATCAATCACCAATGCACCATCAACAACATGGACAGGACCTGAGGTAGAGTCCTGACAGAGGGAGGCACAACAGGAAATGACCAATCATATGTCGGCCCATTCTTAAGCCCGTACATGCTCAAATGTAATTCTGTTAAAGCAACAGTAGCATGGAGTGAACTAGACTGTTTGTCAGATCTATTTTGGCTGATAAAGAAGTTGATGGAAAAAGTGATGGAGACATGCAGCGGATGCTGTGTGTCCCTCACCAGCGTGCGTCCATTGTGCTTGTTGAGCCAGTGCAGCTCCGGCTGAGGAAGCCCAGAGACGTTACAGGACACAGATGCTCTGTGGCCCGCTGCTAcactctgctgctctgctgacACAAACACCTCTGGGGCCTCTGAAATGAAACATCTCACGTGTCATCACAGCACAACAGGATGCAGCACACGTGCAGAAGGTCCATAATATATGTgacttttgttattgtttgttgcGTTTTGGTGAAAACAAACGCTAAAACATTGAGATTACCATGAACTTGAAGCGTGATGGTGGCGCTGATTTCAGCTATCTTGTTGGTAGCGATGCAGACGTACGTGCCGTTGTCCGCCCTGGTGACAGGCGTCACAGTCAACTCACTGCGGTCTGAGTTAAACTCATGATGCAAAGGGTCAAACGCCACCGGCCTGGGAGGAGGACAAGCACAGAGAGACGTCAAATGAAAAATGCTGTAGGGATTTCCTTTTCATGTGGAGTCCAAAGACTGAAGCATGTCATGCAGAACACGGCATGGTGGAGGATGAATTCATTTCCCATTATACTTACATGAACACATTATAAACAAAGTAATGCATTATGTGTTTCTCTGAACAAAATACTAAACTTACGAGACCATGTCTCCCAAAGCAAGGACTTACATGAGCCAGGTGATGTTGGGTTTTGGATGACCGTCCACCAAACACACCATGGAAACGTTGGTATCTGGTCCGGCCATCACCTTTTGCACACGATCTCCCCGACTAAaagaaggaggagctgcaggacggAAATGTGTTTGTTAATTCCAAATTCTGCTTTGTGACATAACAATTATGCACAATTATGTGGATTTAAGgttcaataaataaatcaagaaaAGATGTTTGGGGGAAAAATGATCCGTTAAACCCCTAAGCGCAATGTCATATTCACGTTTAAAAGAAACTGACCATTGACGACAACAGAGACCTGGAGCATCTGATTGATGGGCCTCCCTCTGATATGAGCCTGACACACGTACGTCCCAGCATCCTCTCTCTTCACAGTTTGAAAGAGGACTGTGTTGTCGGGCAGTCGACGCACACGCTGCCTTGCTGCAGTCAGGGATGGTGGgacggaaagaaaaggaaagtggTGTCCAGTCATGTCAAGTtagctaaatgttttttgtaaactACAAAAATAACACCCTAAATAAGCCCGGGCTGCTGCTCCTACCATCAGAGGAGATTTCTCTGTCGTTTCTCAGCCAGTGAACATCCACGGCCGGCTTGCCGGTCACCAGGCACGGCATCACCCCCTCCGTGCCCACCAGGAACTCATGGTAGGTCTTGGTGCTGCCAAAGGATGGACCCTCTGGCGGAGGAAGAGATGGTTAGGATGCTTAGTTTCTACGCGACAGAGGGATGTCATCGAAAAACGAAAAATTGATTATTCCCATGTACTAACTAAACACACTCCGTTCCGTACCATTAACAAACAGCTGCATCGTGGTTTTATCCTCGTGTCCGTTGTCGAACGAGCACGCGCAGGTATATTTGCCCGCGTCCTGCAGCTTGGCCTTCTCAATGATCAATTTGGAAGAAGTCTCATCCACCTTTGACACCATGTTTTGATCGTCGATGTCTTCCATGTCCTTCTGCCACGTTATATCTCCCTCTCCCCCAGCTAGGACAGGAGAGGAGCAGCAAAGGAGGAAGAGACGAGATTGAAAATATTATTCACATGGAAAAGCTTCACCAGTCGTcaaatgaaattgaaatgacTCACCTTTACACAACAGTAGGATCTCATCGCCCACCGCAATATCTTGCTTACTGGTAACAATGGTCATACTTGCATCtagaggatgaggagaagagttttgtttttcttttgcaccTGCTTCAGCTTTTTCCAAAAAAGTCATGGTGCAAAAAAGACAGATGTGATTTGAAGCTCCTCACACGTGAGAGCATCTGAACTAAAGACAACAGAAACTGATCTCAAAGGATGAGCTTTCATTTGTCAATACATTGCTTGACTTTTACAATGCTGATGGATTAGATTAAAGCTTTCTCGCCTAAAATCTAATCCATCAGCCTTGTAAACGAGGACAATAATGTCaactatttcacttttttcttttggtgacAAAAAGTCAGATATCGATCATTTCCTGCTTACACTTAAATCACCTACATCGGCTTTCTCAAAGTCTGTCGTTATGTCACTATTTTTCTTGAAGAAGTCAAAATAAACTCCACAGATCTTACCTGTGCTttgcagtagcagcagcatcAAGGTCATCTTTGAGATGACAGCGGATTGCTTCGTCATGATCACCTGGCTCCTGATTGCCAATCCTGTATCCTTTGGAAGTTTGTCTGCCTCAATTATTTGATGATCTATATCACTCTGAAGAGCAGACACTTGTTTCCAAACCACCACATATGAGTGAATGGGAAGGGAGAGGGTCCTTGGCAGAGGTTATATAGGAGCACCAGAGCAAAGGAGatgggaggaaatgagagaaggagggggagagagagagagagagagagagagtttcgcTCTCTCACCCTCGATTAACCGTAAACGAGTTACTGGTGGTCATTTATGAAGAGAATCGGAAGACTCGGCGGTGTCCGTTCCCGTCTCgtttccatttctttcttttacttttctcGCAACGGCCCCTACCTGTCCTttgtacttctttttttttttaggattttacctcttcccctccctctctaaCTCAGGCctgtttcctctctcttcccttAGGCCACCGGATGAAAGCCCCCCCCGAGGGAAGAAGATATGGGGAAAGATATTTTTTATCATTCCATCGTTCAAAAAAAGGTCACATACTTCTCAAGCAAACGCAACAAACTGCTGCCAAACACTGCCACCATTCACATTTCCTCAAAGCATCTCATAGGATGCTGACATCAACAACCTCAATGACACCCATTCTACTGCAAACAAAACATGTCTTTGCCTAACTTAACAGCTCGTACCCCGGTGATTAAAAAAGAGACCGTATATATTTAAGATTTAATTATCTGATTCTTCTAGTCAAGTCAAAGTCCCATCTAAGCAGACTTTTTGATAAAAGTGAGTGGTGGGTTGATTGTGCATGATGAGGCTAAATGTTATCTTTCATCATTAGGCCTTTCTTACAGCAGACCTCTCAAGCTGTTTTACTAATAACAATCATGTCTCTCTTCTCTTGACCAGTTCAAAGTACCAGTACCAGTACCAAAGGCTGCTTGTACCTTTCCTTTGAATCGGACTGAGGGGACAGCGAAATGAGGTTCATGGACTGAAACATCAAAGGCTGGCTGTACGTCATCACTCTTTCATCGTGTGGTGTCGGTGCATGTTGCCAGTCAAATTGTGGTCCTCTGGGTCCTATAACTTCTATTGGACAACAGCCAGCCtgcccctcccacctcccccttGATAGCCTATCGGTGTCTCCACGCCGCCGTCGGACCGCCAATAAAATGACTGGAGTCCAAAGGGGCCACCTATCAGGTTGACCATCAGGAAGCGCTATTATGGCTCATTAGATCGAAGTGTGCTCATAATGATGGCTGTTAACGAGGGCCATTAACGAGGgtgggcacacacacatctgccctACATCACATTCTTATGAGCCCTCCGTGTGAGCTCTCTGGATGTCTAATTGATTCTGGTGTCCACGTTGTGTTACTGCAGGCCCAATACTCACCACCAAGAACAGACTGTATGTTTAAATGACTTGTTGGATTTATTATGAGCATTATTCTTATTCTTTAGTTCAATAGGCTTTTAAATGGAGCCAGTGTGGACAGAGAGTACCTTCTCCATCCACAGTGAGCAGTCACATAACGATAACAATACACAAAATCTACTGTATGTAGTAAAaacttaatgtatttaaatgtttctgtgtttgtatgtacatgtagtaacagtcaaaagtttgggaacccaaggggaaaatgtgtccaaacttttgactggtaccgtATGTGTATTTAATGATATGTAGATAACAGCTACACTTAACACACAGACTGACACAAGAGACAAAGTCACAGCTCAAGACGGATGgccagagagcgagagagagagagacaaactcTCGTGACGggaaaacaaattcaacagACCCGAGCATGTATGTGTGCACGTCTTCAGGTGCTCTGCTCTGATAAGCTTCTCTAGGAAATTTGTGGATTAagcccttgtga is drawn from Pungitius pungitius chromosome 11, fPunPun2.1, whole genome shotgun sequence and contains these coding sequences:
- the ncam3 gene encoding neural cell adhesion molecule 1 isoform X1, with amino-acid sequence MTKQSAVISKMTLMLLLLQSTDASMTIVTSKQDIAVGDEILLLCKAGGEGDITWQKDMEDIDDQNMVSKVDETSSKLIIEKAKLQDAGKYTCACSFDNGHEDKTTMQLFVNEGPSFGSTKTYHEFLVGTEGVMPCLVTGKPAVDVHWLRNDREISSDARQRVRRLPDNTVLFQTVKREDAGTYVCQAHIRGRPINQMLQVSVVVNAPPSFSRGDRVQKVMAGPDTNVSMVCLVDGHPKPNITWLMPVAFDPLHHEFNSDRSELTVTPVTRADNGTYVCIATNKIAEISATITLQVHEAPEVFVSAEQQSVAAGHRASVSCNVSGLPQPELHWLNKHNGRTLDSTSGPVHVVDGALVIDEVVPSDGGMYSCMAVSASGNASRDVAIHTQPGSPEYLSVSPGPSSIFFSLKKPPISGGTPITSFVLQWRQSATEQWKEITVPASDPLAITSLKPYTLYTVRLAALNAVGVGKFSDEQNARTQALRGEPDSPVLLSNEMKVEGNSFTIPLKQTDDGETPILHFDVRYRQDKEGTDWKEMQLLPNADSVSLQELSYGSDYKLEVSSVNHNGSSFPAMFNFTIADKPVSRMTKGNVVAIVMVIFLVVFFVIDATCCYRNRCGLMMSIAVKIFGQKVPGLQMLEVGEGTNGEVKLKGISTPRGSVQHSEAKEETLAKDGGRLTEITCDKAPLTKHEKKQANA
- the ncam3 gene encoding neural cell adhesion molecule 1 isoform X2 gives rise to the protein MTFLEKAEAGAKEKQNSSPHPLDASMTIVTSKQDIAVGDEILLLCKAGGEGDITWQKDMEDIDDQNMVSKVDETSSKLIIEKAKLQDAGKYTCACSFDNGHEDKTTMQLFVNEGPSFGSTKTYHEFLVGTEGVMPCLVTGKPAVDVHWLRNDREISSDARQRVRRLPDNTVLFQTVKREDAGTYVCQAHIRGRPINQMLQVSVVVNAPPSFSRGDRVQKVMAGPDTNVSMVCLVDGHPKPNITWLMPVAFDPLHHEFNSDRSELTVTPVTRADNGTYVCIATNKIAEISATITLQVHEAPEVFVSAEQQSVAAGHRASVSCNVSGLPQPELHWLNKHNGRTLDSTSGPVHVVDGALVIDEVVPSDGGMYSCMAVSASGNASRDVAIHTQPGSPEYLSVSPGPSSIFFSLKKPPISGGTPITSFVLQWRQSATEQWKEITVPASDPLAITSLKPYTLYTVRLAALNAVGVGKFSDEQNARTQALSEPDSPVLLSNEMKVEGNSFTIPLKQTDDGETPILHFDVRYRQDKEGTDWKEMQLLPNADSVSLQELSYGSDYKLEVSSVNHNGSSFPAMFNFTIADKPVSRMTKGNVVAIVMVIFLVVFFVIDATCCYRNRCGLMMSIAVKIFGQKVPGLQMLEVGEGTNGEVKLKGISTPRGSVQHSEAKEETLAKDGGRLTEITCDKAPLTKHEKKQANA